AGCGTTTGGGCGCCGTTGGTGAGCTCCTTGTAGCAGGTTTCGAAGCAGATCTCGTCGGCCTTGCTCATGCCCGGGTGGCTGTCCCTCTGAACGGCCGGGCTCGCGGTGCTCGTCGCATTAAGAAGGAGCTTGACGGAGGTGAGGGCCGCCATCCCCACCAGGCCTTCCTCGGCCGCGCCTTTGCTCTCGTCGTAGCGCGTGATCATGGAGGCGCAGAGCTCCGGGTAGGGCGTGTCCGCGCACAACTTCTTGACCTTGGCGTTGCCGTCGCCTacctctccggcggcggcggtggcttcGATGGCTTGGGCAACTTcactgatgatgaggaggaggaggacgacgacgaagacggaggaggagacgatgGTGAAGAGCCTCGCCATGGCCGGCCGATGCACAAACTGTCCAATCGTATGTTGGGGGGGTAGACTGTTAATTTGCTTCTTAATTAGTTGACCCCATCTCCATCGATATATAGCCAAATGTGTGGGGTGGTGCTATATATAGGTATACATGCAGAGGCTCCTTTTCTAAAATAAAACAGGGTACATGGTGGACAACGAACCAACGGATCGCCGGAGGTGGAGGAAGGTATATGTGTGGGTGAGCTATGTTTTGTCCTGAGATGGTAAGGAAAATAGGAGTAAAAGAGGCGGTGGCCATGGTCGATCAATAGAGGTGAAGCCACACAGATGCATGCCACCAAACCGTAAACCAACGGGTTGTCTGGTCTAATGTCGAGCTAGCTAGCACGTGGCAGGCACTAACGAGTGGTCAAACTCGAGCATAGGTGTTCTAGGCCACAATTAGCAAGGATGCATATTCGTAAAATATGATTAGTTAGGATGCAATAACGATTATAGACACTAAAGAATGCCTTTTGAAAACGAAGCACTAAAGAATTGTTCTAATAGCATGCATTCGTTTGTGGCAAAAACCAATTCCAGTTCAAACAAAATTAAAATACTAATTCTAGCTTATTCGCTTTTTAGCACAAACTACCAGCTTCATGAGCAAATAATTATGGTGTGTTTGGGTGAGGAACGAAGTGGAACGGAAttttgtgcttctgttcttgtATTTTATTGAAGACATCAGGTGGAATGGAATGGTTACATTTCAGTGTTTGGTTAGACAGACTGAATGAAATGGATTTGTTTTTTCTCGCCTCTTTTCAAGGAATACCTCTCACATACATACGcataataaaaataattacaaTTTCTTGGATACTTATGATGAATTGAAGAGGAAACCCCCATTCTTCTAATACACATCCACGAGCATGGCAAATATATGACCTCAAACATATTTACTCCCtcttttcctaaatataagtctttgaagCAATTTCATTagtggtctacatacggagcaaaatgattgaatgtacactttaaaatatgtctatatacatccgtatgtagtccactagtaaaacctctacaaagacttatatttaggaacggagggagtaattgatTTGAAGAGGAAAGCCTTAATGAATGTATTTGCATGAGCCCGGGAAGGGATGATGTGCGTGCGTGCATGGAGAATTAATATAAACTATGTCACGGATTTGTTGACCCATATTTATCGACACATTTTAATGTTAGATACATCCGTATCTAGATAAATCTAAGTCAATTAATTTATGACGGAGTGAATACAAGTGACCGGTAGTATTACTTGATTTTCGATCCTTAAAATCAATGGATCCGATCAAGGAGGGCTCTCGCTTGTACAACAAACACATGCCAACCATTAAAAAAAACCTAATTAGGATTTAGGACATTCACACAATTTGGACTTGCATCATGCTAGCTGGCCAATCAAGCACTATGAGCTTTTGCCTTCTATTTTAATTAATTTTACTTAATGATCAGCTGTGAACATGTATGGAACAAAACTGCAACCAAAAAATGAGAACTGGCTGCAAGCTATACAGCGTGCATCGGTGCATATATCATCATTACTTGGAGATTTGTGCGAGGTTTTCTTGTTTTGGCAAAGTTGGTCTTGTTCCAAAAAACTTCTTAATGTTTTTTCTGGATGTTTCTCTCTTATATGTATCAATTTAGCATcagatacaaacaacaatctaAATTTTACCCTCATATTATTATGAAAAACTGACAATCTAAATTTGGACTTCATAAATCAGTTTAGCATCATATAAGAAACTGCCTTGAGCGCACGATCTAAACTTTAGTTACTAATCCATGGTCACATACATTACCGACAAAGCCATCTTGCCCCGCTTTATAAATATAAGCCACAACTATGATACAACCACATCCGAGAACGGAAGGTCCACGATAAAAAACATAGTACTAAAAGAGAAAAGGTATAGTGCATGCTGGGGGCATCAGCTCAACAAGCCCACAGAAAATAACAATACACATGGTGACATACATACAACACACATGGCTGTAGATATGTTGTTCTTTTTGGAAATGGAATATTATAATTATGCGTACAAAAATTAAAGCTGAACAAATATAGTTCAATTACATGTAACATTCTAATCATAATATTCTCAATGGCTACAGAATCCCATTATTACTGTTCGCAAAAAAGTTATTACCGACCGGGTAATATGAATACTATTAAATTGTAATTTTTTTGTTAGTTGATTTCCATACACCTTTAACACATTTAAACGATGCCCTCGGATTTGCAAGGGCACTTGGCTAGTTGGTTGGAAATTAGAAAACATAACTAGTTGGAAAAGTTGTGCTCCTGCACCATAACTAGTTGGAAAATTAACAAATCATTGACTGACGAACAACGATGGAATAACTGAAACCAAATGAAGGAGATGTGCAACGCCCACTCTTTGCACCATACAAGCCAGATAGAAAGACCGGAAAAGGGGGTCTTGGAAAATTAAAGTCATTGAAGGACAAAATATAAGAACTACATAATCTAGGTTGTGATCTGAACCTATTGACTAAACTTTCATGGCAGACAACAGGCAAAACTTGAAGTCATCCCCAGGCATGCCCACCCTGCGGATGGTCTTCATCGATGCCGCCTTGGGGTCATAGTATCCCAATGACAAGCCCGTGTTGAGCAAAATCCTTCCATCTTTTAGATCAATGGCCAAAGGTGTAGTTCACTCAGGCGAATACTCAAGCAAGAACTCTTCCAAATCTATACGATATTCCTTTAACCAGAAGCCAACCTCCTTCATCATACATATGGAGATCACATTCATGGTCTTGTCCGAACAAGCCACGCAAAGTGCACCTTGGAGCTATAGGATGGACACATGCCTGTTGTCATGGCGGACGCCTGGAGGACCTGGAAGAGCCTCAAATTCCTCCTTCTCGACATCGAATGCGGTGATTTGACAATATAGAGAAATTGGCCCGAGGATAGGCTCCACCAACCAGAAAATCTTGCCATCGATGTAGGTGGGTTGGATGTTAGCTACTGGTCTAGGAGGAGCATCCAGTGAACACCATTCTTGTTCTCTCACAGACCGCAAGCTGCATTCAAGTTGGTATTCTCGCGTCACAAAGTGGTATCATTGAGATTTTGAAACTCCATTATCTCAATGTATCCCATAGTAGGATTGCACACGGAACTCCGATAACGTGAAGTTAGGGGGGCACGGCCCCTGCGGGCTGTAAGAAAATTCTTCATTGCTTTGACCAAAGTTAGGGGGCCACGACCCCTGCAAGATTCAACGTAGCTCCGCCACTGTTGTGTACTCTCGGCGTCAGAGGTGATGCACTGCAGCTCACGTCAAAAGAGACCCGTTTGGACGCGCGGTACGCAAGCAATCCGACATGCGCTTTTCTAAACCCCACACGCCCGAGAGAGGCCCTGTTAGGGCTGCCCTAGATCTACCAGATCGCTCCTATGGCCTCGTGGATCGCTCCCCTACAACATAAAGAACAAACAAATAACGAAGAAAgacgaaaaagaaaataaaggagaaaataaaagtaAAGGTAAAAAAGTGATAGATTGATATGTCAGTTGTGTGTTGTTCAATCAATTGTCACCCTATAGGTATATAAGAGGCGGCTGGACTTCCCGTACAAGTAACAAGCTTGGATTCACGTCCAAAATCCTAGCCCAGTTCGAAATCCGAACTTTCCAAAACTATTTGGTCTAAAAGTTGACAGCATATTGCGGGTTACTTTTGAGGCGGTAAATGACCTCAGATGAAAATGAGCCCAAATGAAATTTGAAACGTTTCAATGAGACGAACAACTCTCATATTAAACATTTTTTAATTAGCTGCCATCTTGAGGGATTTTTGGGCTGTTTTTTGAAGTCTACAACAGAGAAATCAGAAACTCGGATGATTGTCCCTCGAGGGTTGGCCATCTACTGCAGCGTTTTGTACCGCTATAACTTTTGCATGTGACTTTGGATTGAGACGATATTTATATCAAAATCGATCATTTCGACGATACGAAGCAGTCAACATAGAACATTTTCTTATATGAGGCTGTCTTGGAGGCGTAATCGGCTGAACAATACTTTGAATACAAAATCTTAGTATTTCGAGCATAGTTTTGGCCCTTTAGATGAGATCACATGGTGATGACCCAATCATCAAAGTTTCTCATTTTGAAGATACGAAACTCTTTTATATTGAGAGCTTTTCCATTTGATGCCCTCTTAATTAAGTTTTTGACCATGCCAAAATCTGATGTCAATACATGACTATGCCGACGGTTTTGCCGTATGCATGGTACTGCCATGTGGCAGTTCCTGGTTGGTTCAACTTTGTGGCGATGTTGTTAGCTCCGTACAATGATTTTTTTGCCGACAGTTGTATGGAAACCGTGGACAAAGACCGCTATGCCGACGGCGAAACTATGCTGACGGCCTGAGAGGATACGCCGATCTACTTTATGCAACGGGGGCCATCGGCATAGGCCTATGCCGATGGCTTTAGTGCATATGCCGACGACCTTTGGTTGTAGGCATAGCCGTTGATTCCGGTAGTGATGTTGGATCCCTAGGAATGCAACCATCTCTCCAACATGCGAGGTAACAACTCAAAACTCAATTTTTTTTGTCATgccaaattattttatttttgcgaTGGCACAAATATGTACCAGTCCCATGGAAAACATGTTTCCCATAGTCCTGGTAAATTATTTTTTGCTGGCCCATGGCAATTTTTTTGTACTACATGACAACTTTTCTTTTATATATAGATAGAAACATGACAATCTTAAGTAAAAAAACCATGGCAAATCTAACTCATAATTATGTGTTATCGTTGTCCATTCTATTTTCCCATTGCATTTCCTCATATACAAGCATGTTTATCTTAAGTAAAATGTCATGGCATATTTTAATATGTACCTGCCATGGCAATTTTTGTTCTTACTTCATGTTATTTTTTAGATGCATGGCAAATGTCTCAAACAAAACATGGCAATTTTTGTTCTTACTTCGTGTTATTTTTTACATACATGGCAAATGTCTCAAACAAAACATGGCAATTTTTGTTCTTACTTCATGTTATTTTTTACATACATGGCAAATGTCTCAAACAAAACATGCCAATTTTTGTTCTTACTTCGTGTTGTTTTTTACATACATGGCAAATGTCTCAAACAAAACATGGCATTTTTTGTTCTTACTTCGTGTTATTTTTTACATACATGGCAAATGTCTCAAACAAAACATGGCAAGTAAAATACCATGATTTGTTTTTGTTCTTACTTCATGCAATCAAAGTTTTGTCAGCACACTGGGATTGTAATCCTACATTACGCTATATATATGTTGGCTTATTCATGTGGAGGTGGGTTTTTAATAATTATCTGCGGGTAACCATATTGTTTTCTACTAGAATCATCATACTACCTTGCATAGTTTATTCATTGTATCTCGTTGTTTTAATGTAATTCAAAATATGATATCCATGGATAAACAAAAAAAATTTGACAGGATCGGGGTTCCAAACAAAAACTATGTGAAACATACTAATGGAGATATATAGCATATACATACAGAAACTTAAGTTATCCATAGAATAATGTGATATTTTTAATTAAATGGAAAAATAGCGCAAGCTGTTTGGTCATATTTTGACATGCACATATACTTAATCAAAACAGGCTAAACAACGATGTGCTAACATTACGTAGGAGTATCTCATCCAGAATAGGTGActgctt
This genomic stretch from Hordeum vulgare subsp. vulgare chromosome 6H, MorexV3_pseudomolecules_assembly, whole genome shotgun sequence harbors:
- the LOC123404643 gene encoding uncharacterized protein LOC123404643, yielding MARLFTIVSSSVFVVVLLLLIISEVAQAIEATAAAGEVGDGNAKVKKLCADTPYPELCASMITRYDESKGAAEEGLVGMAALTSVKLLLNATSTASPAVQRDSHPGMSKADEICFETCYKELTNGAQTLDKLCKSKDQGGDYFGKVQLPEIHSFFKFNKESHVEWNCERCRQGEDKKIADDVSKNNEAEKAMAVLDVLADKVLTK